The following proteins come from a genomic window of Triticum aestivum cultivar Chinese Spring chromosome 6A, IWGSC CS RefSeq v2.1, whole genome shotgun sequence:
- the LOC123129286 gene encoding uncharacterized protein, which produces MGKHKLTLKTEEDSNPRDKYITWTDEATRFMLEWYIDLRKDKPATFKFNKQHHLQCADALNGKFSLAVTQTQVDRHYHQCKEKWGWVRRAMANSGNGLDRTTFNSHFLTAIVYIYMYASYSLSLVVFFYTCNFSHVLCSLHHYFTLFTLPCVQKTAVNYLTRPIRFFHQLEELFSDQSHADGSLAVDQTTVNVDDGSDDSEDVRELEGNLILADSDEADSDTIDRRSPKVDLDGNPLNKKRKCASSSPSKKPTKGKANKKGKVSNDDMVTSIKKLAESLASPIVSVQPMPPVDPYANLWKRINALTIPAKDKLEIVAYLSKPDQDIFRSYLNYADETILREWVISYFEPQFHEGGNDGSAAAH; this is translated from the exons ATGGGGAAGCATAAGCTCACTCTGAAGACCGAGGAGGACTCCAATCCTCGTGATAAGTACATAACCTGGACTGACGAGGCGACAAGGTTTATGCTTGAATGGTATATCGACCTTCGTAAGGACAAACCTGCAACTTTCAAGTTCAATAAACAACACCACTTGCAATGTGCTGATGCTCTAAATGGCAAGTTTTCGCTTGCTGTCACTCAAACCCAAGTGGATCGACACTATCATCAATGCAAGGAGAAGTGGGGCTGGGTGCGTCGTGCCATGGCCAATAGTGGAAATGGCCTTGACAGAACCACTTTCAATTCACACTTTCTGA CTGCTAttgtctatatatatatgtatgctTCATATTCACTATCTCTTGTTGTGTTTTTTTATACCTGCAACTTCTCTCATGTTTTGTGTTCATTACATCATTATTTTACTCTTTTTACCTTACCTTGTGTGCAGAAAACTGCAGTCAATTATCTTACCAGACCCATTAGGTTCTTTCATCAATTGGAAGAGTTATTCTCGGATCAATCTCATGCTGATGGCTCACTCGCAGTTGACCAAACCACTGTCAATGTGGATGATGGTAGTGATGACAGCGAGGATGTGAGGGAACTTGAGGGAAATCTAATTCTAGCAGACAGTGATGAAGCTGACTCTGACACTATTGATCGTCGCAGTCCTAAAGTCGACTTGGATGGCAATCCATTAAACAAGAAGCGCAAGTGTGCATCATCATCACCTTCCAAGAAGCCAACCAAGGGCAAAGCAAACAAGAAGGGCAAGGTATCTAATGATGATATGGTAACCAGTATCAAGAAGCTAGCTGAATCCCTTGCATCCCCTATTGTGTCTGTGCAACCAATGCCACCTGTAGATCCTTATGCAAATCTTTGGAAGCGGATCAATGCCCTTACCATCCCAGCTAAGGATAAACTTGAGATTGTTGCCTATCTATCCAAGCCAGACCAAGATATCTTTCGTAGCTATCTTAACTATGCCGATGAAACAATTCTTCGAGAGTGGGTCATTAGCTACTTTGAGCCTCAGTTTCATGAAGGTGGCAATGATGGATCTGCGGCTGCTCACTGA